The stretch of DNA GACCTTCATTGTCGAGCGACATTTGCCGCAAGGTTGCGGGCGCGATGCCAATCAGGTCCGAAACTTCAGATGAGGAAAACGATCGCAAGTGCTTACGCGACTCCGGAGGATAATTCTGTTGCCAGTTGTTTTTGATTTGCTGGCTCAATAGTGACGAAAAACGCGCAATTTTTCCCCTTGTTGAGTTGGGGTCCAGTTCCTTGTCAGAAATTGCGGCTTCTTCTGTCATTATCCACTCCGACGCAAAAATTTGAAAAACACGGAAATAAGCGTCAGAGCGAACTAAGGGCGAATTAGTGATTCCTGTCAATGGCTTTTTAGTTAACGCCCGTTAACTTTTCCACCGTCGACACGATATCGTGTGCCTAGAGAAAATGGACCACACTAGTACTTGCAGGCAGACTCTGCTCATGGTGCATTTGTTCAGAAGCGCAGGGCGAGCTAAACAAGGATGTACGCCTCATAATATTCGAATCAGATCAGCGAAGACCCGAATGTATCCTGAGATCAGGCGTTCGGCGTCTAAGTTTTGATGCGCGGAGACCGCGTTGCGTCCTGTGTTTTTTGATAGCTATGACTCGGTTTCGTATTCCCTTTCGCCCACTCACGCACGGCAGTCAGATTGACGCCCAGTGTATCCACCACCGTTTTCATGACAAATGTCCACCTTGAAACTCCATAAAAAGTAGAGGTCTTTTATTAGATCGCCGCATTCGGGGTCTAATTCTAAAATGTCTTCTTGCCGAACTGACACTCAAGTTCTCGAGTGAGGTCTCTCGGCGCAATGTTATTGCGCTAGGAGACCTCAGAAAAGCTCTCTCCATCTTAAAGCTTGTTGCCTACGAATTGCGGCGTGAACGAAGAAGACCAACATCGGCGACAACTCTGAATGACAAGTTCTATTCAGACATAAGCCGCGCTCACGGCTACCTGTAGACCCATTCGTCAAACAATTGTGTTAGGTCGAAATGCATTTCTTTTAAGACAGGTCGGGCAAAGCAATTCCAGAAGGTGGCGCCACGAGATTTTAACAACCCTTCTTTCCAAAAGGTTCGTACTGACATCGTTCATCGTATGAATTTACCAGCACTGCGTCGTGCCAAATTGTTGTGAGACAATTCGACCAATTGGATTTCCAAGCCCCCCTCCTCTCCGCTAGGCAACATCCAACCTCCAGCCCCGGATCAACGATTTGAAGTTCCCATGTTGGATGACCAGAAATTGATTTCCAACCCACGCCAAATCGGCATTTGGACGCAGCTTGGCGACCAAGAGCTCGGTTCCGTCTACGAGACCAGACTCTGCATTATCGGCAACACAGAACGCAATCATCTCAAACACCGCAGATGAAGTTCCGTCTGCGATGTAATGGAATCCGCAAACCTGTTGACTTGATACGTTTCTGAACACCTAGTTCCGAGTGGAGTGTCAGATGACACGGGGTCAAGCAATTGTTTTTTCGATGTTTTTTTTCCGAGACGTCATTCCTTCCAATCGAATGCGAACAATTCTTGAACTCCCCTCCCCCGATTTGCGGCCACGAGAACAATTGAATCCCGCGGTGAAAACATCGTCTCCCTTTTCCTACCAAAGAAGTATTGAGGTCCCACTGGGCAATCCCATCAAAAAATACAACAGGACCGTAAACGCTAGCGAATGATTGCTACGGCGATTTTGAACCGCCCAGACAGCTGATGCTAAATGGCAACCGTCGAGCACTAAGGTAGGAAGTGACCGGCCGGAAGATGCCGACCGTAAGATATATTCATTACGAGGGCAGGGGTCTCCAACCTAAAGAAGTGAACATCAGGTTCGGATGGCCGAAAAGCTCGATCGCGGTGTGCTCAAGAGCAATGGTGAACGTAAAGCGACCACTGGCTGTCCGAAGCGATGATTTTACTCCACAGGGGAACAAGTTTAGAACCAGCGCACACCCAGCTCCCAGTATCGACCTGCAAGGAACCCAATGTCTGAGGCCCCCGAATACAACACAACTATTGAGCCAGTATATGTTGATCTGACTGCGGATATCGTTTCCGCATATGTGAGCAACAAGATTGCTTCGGGTGATCTGGCAACTTTGATAGCGACGGTTCATTCGGCTCTCGTTTCGGCCGCACAAACGGTACAGGAACCAGCCGTTGAAGAACTTGTCCCGGCTGTACCGGTCAAAAAGTCCATCCTGGGCGACTACATCATCTGTCTCGAGGACGGCAAAAAATTCAAATCGCTGAAGCGCCACCTGCGCACGCATTTCGACATGACGCCGGAAGACTACCGGGCCAAGTGGAACCTGCCTGTGGACTACCCGATGGTCGCCCCGAACTACGCCGCGGCGCGGTCGGATCTCGCCAGGAAAATGGGGCTGGGTCGGAAACAGGGTCGCAGGAGCAAGTCGGCGAGCAAGAGCTAGTTTTTGTCTCGCCTGGACAGGACCCAGCCGGAGCTGAACCTCCGGTGCGCGGGGCACAATTCGATCACTCTGAAGCATGTGCCTGCAGCGACCGGTTCCCTGCCGGCAAGTCCGCCGGTCAAGAAAGCTGATCGAGCAAGGCCGAAGTCGCCGGCATGCGTTTCAGGCTTGCCGTAATGCGCTTGCGCCATTCCGGACCGGTTTCCAATGCGGTCTGGTAGGCTTCGGCAAGGTCGTCCGGCCTTGTCTCCGTCAATACCTCGATCAGAAATGCCGCCTGGGCCCGGTCTTTATGCGCCTTGAGTGCATCCGCTCCTCCTTGCCTCCGGTCGGCGACGATGAGCTTGTGCACCGCATAGCGCTCCGGGCGCGGGATCTGCACCAGCACGCCTGAGCGATAGAGAAAGGGAACACTGATCGGATCGGCAATCAGGTAATTGAGAAAATGCAGACTTTGCGCACTGACACCAAGGGCGGCAAGATCGCGGATGGCCTCATCCTCTTCGAAGGACGGTGTCAGAAACTCGACCAGGGTCTGGCGATGTGTTTGCCGCCAGCGCCAGGTCTTGCCACTTTCGATCGCAGGCACGGGATCGAACTGAAGCTCGGAAAAGACCTCTGCAAGGGGAGGGTCGACTGTGTCCGCGAGGGCGAGTGACAACCGCTCGAAAGTTGCAATGTCGATGTCATCCGTCGTGGCCGACTGGTCGAAGCCGATCCGGATGCCGAGCTCGCCTTCATAACAGCGGAAGGCCTGCGTACCGACGATCGTTCCACCGAGCCGAAAGACGCCGGCTTTGGCCATGGCCGAAACCACCTGGCCGGATCCGACATCGGCGAACAGATAGCCTTCCGCCCGCAGCACCCGCATCAGTCTTGCCCGATCCCGTTCGGCAAGTTTCGCCGCCCTGGCGATCTCCGATTGCCGCTCCAGGCGGCTCCGAAGTTCCGGCGTGTCTTCGCCAATATACCGGTCGATGGTTTTCCGCCCGACGCGGAAGTGGTCGTACCAATAGGTCTTGGAGCCGACCTCCTTCGACCGTGGCGCGCCGCGCAGCTCCGACACTTCGCTGTCACGTAGGGACCGTCGCAAGTCCGTCCAGGCGGCTGTGCCGATTGCGCTGTGATAGTCGATGGTCACACGTTACCCCACATACTTTTTCTCGTGGGGTAAGAATAGCATATTTGCTATCCCACAGAAATTTTTTTGTGGGGTACAAAAGGAGCAAGATCTCGGCACCTTCCGAACCGCCTTGTCCTTTGTGTGGAACTCCCACGCGCAACCAAGGAGCAGCTGCTTCAAAAAAATAGCGCGCCCGTGTTGAGCCTTGGGAGGAAGACACTTGGGCGCGCCTGGAAAGGTGTGCACGTGACGCTGGGTCACCTTGCCCTTTTAGCCGCGTTCAATAAAAAGATCCATTCGCACAATTGCAGAGTTTTTCCGGGGGTGACACATCGTGGTCGATCAAGCCACGTGCATTGAACCTTTCTGTAGGCGCAGAGATGCGCCTGATTTTTTGACACGGCTGATAGGTCCAGGTTTGGCCCCAGCCATAAGGATCTGCGATCACGAAGCTTCGAAACGTCCAATATCTCTTTAGCTAAGACCTAGATTAAAGGTCGGCGACGTAGCCTCATTAGATTGTTATATTTGCCAATTCATACAACTCTCCTTAGGTGTGGAAAACTTTTTCTCAACCTTGCGATGACACTTCGTTCTGTGTTGGGTTGCGCCCTCTCGCAAGGCAATCAACCACTGATTGCTGTAGCCGCATCTTATTGTTCTCAAATATAAAAGGACGCTCCGAATGACCTCCGGAGAGCCTGGGCACTCACCCGTGCCCGGTCCGATAAATGCTGTCTCGGCGAGGCCGCGCCATCCCCTGAACATCTCAGCTTTCACCGGTAGGGGAGGGGACCTTGAGGAACGGTGAAAGCCGCCGCCGACTTATCGCCGGATTAGAGGATTCGCTTGGGCGAACAATCTTGTCGGCGTTGTCGGACGAGGCCGTCGTTGAGATCATGCTCAACCCGGACGGACAGCTGTTCATCGAGAGCGTCGGTAAAGGCATGGTGCTCTCCGGCGAAATAACGCCCCATGACGCCCAGATCATCATGGGCAAGGTCGCACATGCGCTCGGCACGGAAATCACCTCTGACAAGCCGATTATTTCCGGTGAGCTGCCAATAGGCGGTCATCGTTTTGAGGGCCTGTTGCCACCCATCGTTTCCAAGCCGTCCTTCACGATCCGCAAGAAGGCATCGCTGCTCATCCCGCTTTCCAAGTATGTCAATGATGGCGTGATGACGGACGGCCAGGCCACCGTGATCCGTGATGCGGTTGCCGGCCGGAAAAACATTCTGGTTTCGGGCGGTACCGGCACCGGCAAAACGACCCTGACAAACGCGATCATTGCCGAAATGGTTTCGGTCGCTCCGGATCACCGCCTCGTCATTCTGGAAGATACCGCGGAAATCCAGTGTGCGGCCAGGAATGCCGTGATCCTGCACACGTCCGACACCGTGGACATGCAGCGGCTCCTGAAATCGACCATGCGCTTGCGCCCCGACAGGATCATTGTCGGCGAAGTGCGCGATGGCGCGGCGCTGACGCTGCTCAAGGCATGGAACACGGGTCACCCGGGCGGCATCGCCACGGTTCACTCCGACAACGCCTTCACCGCACTGACGCGCCTTGAGCAGTTGATCGCGGAAGTCTCTCAGCAGCCGATGCCCCACGTCATCGCAGAAGCGGTTGACCTCATCGTTTCGATCGAGCGCTCCGCCGAACACGGTCGCATCGTTCGGGGCATCGTGACTGTATCCGGCTTTCGGGACGGCACCTATGACGTCCGTTCAGCAGTCGCATCTCAGTTCCTCAACAAAAATTCCCACGACAGACAAGGGACTCTTCATGTCGCGTAATTTTGTGATTTTTCTAGGCTTGGCCGGGGCCGGACTTTTTTTCATCGAACCAGCCTTCGCCTCCGGCGGCGGCTCGCTTCCCTGGGAAGGCCCGCTTCAGCAGATCCAGGCGTCTATCAACGGTCCTGTCGCTGGCGCTGTTGGCCTGATCGCGGTGGCGATTGCAGGCGCTATGCTGATTTTCGGGGGCGAGCTCAACGACTTCGCACGCCGCATGGCCTACGTGGTTCTCGTCCTCGGGATCCTGCTCGGCGCGTCCACGATCGTCGGCCTGTTCGGTTCTGCCGGTGCCTCCATCGGCATCGCTCCCGCAGTGGAAGCAGCAACCGTGGAACCGGCTCATGGCTGACGCGCCGGGCCTCAACAGAGCACGGATCCACCGCGCTCTTTCACGCCCGACACTGTTGTTCGGGGCAGACCGGGAGTTGGTGCTCGTGACCGGTCTTGCCTCGGTCATTCTGATTTTCGTGATCCTGAAGCCCTATGCCGCTGTGCTCGGCGTGGCGATCTGGATCGTGGTCGTTGGCGTGCTGCGGATGATGGCAAAGGTGGACCCTCTGATGCGCGCTGTCTATCTGCGGCACGTCAAATACTGCACCTACTACCGACCGACATCCACGCCCTGGCGGAAATACTGAACATGGTTGCCCTCAAAAAATTCCGGCACGTCGCGCCGTCCTTTTCCGACCTGCTCCCGTACGCGGCGCTGGTCGACAACGGCATCGTGCTCCTGAAGGACGGGGGCTTAATGGCCGGCTGGTATTTTGCCGGGCCGGACAGCGAGAGTTCGACCGCATTCGAGCGGAACGAAGTCTCCAGGCAGATCAATTCGGTTCTCTCCCGCCTCGGCAATGGCTGGATGATCCAGATGGAAGCGGTTCGCATTCCCTCGACCGGATATCCGGACAAGGAAAGCTCGCATTTTCCGGACCCAATCACGGCCCTGATCGATGACGAGCGCCGGCAGCGTTTTGAGGCCGGGGAGGGGCATTTCGAAAGCCAGCACGCCCTCATATTGACCTACCGGCCGCCGGAGAAAAACAAGTCCAAGCTGGTGAAGTACATTTATTCCGACGAAGCCAGCCGGAACACGTCTTTTGCCTCCCGGACGCTTGAGTATTTCAAGACGACCATCCGCGAATTCGAACAGTACATGGCGAACGTCGTGTCGATCCGGCGCATGGAAACGCAGGAAGTGCCGGAAAGGGAAGGGGAGAGGCGCGGCCGCTACGATGATCTCTTACAGTTCGCCCGCTTCGGGTTGATCGGCAAAAACCACCCGATCCGGCTCCCTGATATCCCGATGTATCTCGACTATCTGGTGACGGCTGAATTTCATCATGGGCTCAATCCCATCGTGGACGGCCGGTATGTCGGCGTGGTGGCGATCGACGGGTTCCCTGCCGAAAGCTGGCCGGGGATCCTCAATGCCCTCGATCTCATGCCCATCACCTATCGCTGGTCCAGCCGGTTCATTTTCCTCGATCCTGTCGAGGCGCGCTCTGTGCTGGAAAAGACCCGCAAGAAGTGGCTGCAGAAGGTGCGGCCGCTGATGGATCAGCTCTTTAAAACGAACTCCGGATCGCTCGATCAGGACGCCATGGTGATGGTCGAGGAAACCGAGGACGCGATTGCCGAGGCGAACTCGCAGCTCGTCGCCTTCGGCCATTACACGCCTGTCATCGTGCTCTTCGACGTGAACCAGGCGCGGCTTCAGGAGAAATGCGAGGCAGTGCGGCGGCTCGTGCAGAACGAAGGGTTTGGCGGCCGCATAGAAACCCTGAATACCACCGAGGCGTTCCTGGGGAGCCTGCCAGGCGTTTCCTATGCCAACGTTCGCGAGCCTCTGGTGAGCACGCGCAATCTCGCGGACCTCGCTCCTATGAATTCCGTCTGGGCCGGATCGCCGGAAGCACCTTGTCCGTTCTATCCTGTTGGATCTCCGCCGCTTATGCAGGTCGCCTCCGGCTCTTCACCGTTCCGCTTCAATCTTCATGTCGGGGATCTGGGGCACACGCTGATCTTCGGGCCAACCGGTTCGGGTAAATCGACGCTTCTGGCGCTGATCGCAGCTCAGTTCCGGCGCTATGAGAACGCGCAAGTGTTTGTCTTCGACAAGGGCAAGTCGATGTACCCGCTCACGCTTGCCATCGGCGCGGATCACTATGATGTCGGCAAGTCGGACACACTGGCCTTTGCGCCGCTCTCCTCTCTCGAGGACGACACCGACAAGGCGTTCGCTGCCGAGTGGCTGGAAACCCTGATCGAAATGCAGGGCGTGAAGGTCTTGCCGGAGCACCGCAACGCGATCACCACGCAGAATGACCTGATGTCTAAGTCGCAGCGCCGGTCGCTGACCGATTTCGTGTCGGGCGTCCAGAACCGGGAGATCAAGGACGCGCTGCAATATTACACAGTGGACGGTCCCATGGGATCGCTCCTCGATGCGGAAGAAGACGGCCTGTCGCTGTCCAGGTTCCAGACCTTCGAGATCGAGGAACTGATGAACATGGGCGACCGGAACCTGATCCCGGTCCTGCTGTATCTGTTCCGCCGGATCGAAAAACGCCTGACCGGTGAACCAAGCCTGCTCATCCTGGACGAGGCCTGGCTGATGCTCAGTCATCCGGTGTTCCGCGACAAGATCCGGGAATGGCTCAAGGTTCTCCGCAAGGCCAATTGCGCGGTGGTCCTGGCAACGCAATCGATCTCGGATGCCGACAGATCCGGCATTATCGACGTCCTGAAGGAAAGCTGCCCGACAAAGGTTTGCCTTCCCAATGGCGAGGCGAAGGTTTCCGGAACACGCGCGTTTTACGAAAAGCTCGGCTTCAACGATCAGCAAATCGAAATCATCGCCTCCGCGATCCCGAAGCGCGAGTACTACGTCACGTCTCCGGACGGGCGCCGGCTCTTCGATATGGCGCTCGGCCCGATCACGCTGTCCTTCGTCGGGGCGTCCGCCAAGGACGATCTCAAGCGCATCGAAGACCTTCACCTCCACTACGGCGACAAATGGCCCACTGAGTGGCTCAAACAAAGAGGAATTGCCAATGCCGAACAGCTCCTTGGCTAGATCGCTCGCCAGCGTTCTTTGTGTGATCGGAATTGCAGGACCGGTCCAGGCTGGTGGCGCGGTCACCGGTGCGACCGAGTTCACCCAGATCCTCAACAACAGCGAGCTTATTGCCCTCGGCGGTCAGAACGCCGAGCAGATTGCCAATCAGGTGCAGCAGATCGGCAACCAGATCCAGATGATCGAAAACCAGATCTCCATCTACGAGAACATGCTGCAGAACACGCTCTCCCTGCCGATGCAGGTTTGGGGCGAGGTTGAACAGAACCTCGGTCAACTGCAGAGCCTGGTCCAAAAGGGTCAAGCCATGGCCTTCTCGATGGGCAACCTGGATGACACGCTGAAGCAGCGGTTCCAGAGCTACGCCGACTTCGCGAAGAACGGCCTTCCGGACGGGCAGTCGTTTTCGACCATGTACCAAGGCTGGTCCGACACCAACCGGGACACGATTTCTTCGACATTGAAAGCGGCCGGATACACCTCGGACCAGTTCGCGACCGAAGAGGACACCATGCGCCAGCTCCGGCAGCATTCTCAGTCGGCCGCGGGCCAAAAGCAGGCCCTGCAGGTGGGTCATGAGATCGCAGCGCAGCAAGTCGAACAGATTCAGAAGCTGCGCGGTCTTGTCTCCCAGCAGATGACCATGATGGGGACCTGGTACCAGTCCGAGCAGACGAAGAGCGACCTCGCTCAGTCAAAAAGGGAAAAGTTCTTCAATTCGACAATCTTGCCTGTCACTGGCGGAAAAGAAATGGAAGTGGATTTTTGATAATGAAACCGATGTATTTTGTAATTTTGGCTGCAATTTTGGTCATTTCCGCTTCGGGAGCCATCTATGTCTCACTAAATCTATCCAGTAGCCTACCCGCTTCAGAAAAATCGACCAGTGAAGCTCCAACCTTGCTGCCCACAACTGGCGGCAAGGAGATGAGTGTCGATTTTAACTGAGGCATGTCATGGCCAAGCAAAGCGCATTTATCCTAACGACCGCAATCTTTCTCCTTGTGATCGTACCCGGCGTTTCACTCGCGCAAGACGGCACAATTCTTACAAGCTTAGAGGATCAAATAAAATCAGCAGCAAAAAGCTGGGAGACAACAATATCGAACGCCGCCCAGTCCCTGTTTTGGATCCTTGCGGGCATTGAATTTGGCATCGCCGCGGTTTGGCTTGCCGTTCAAGCAGCAGCGCTTGAAGCTTGGGTTAGCGAATTGGTTCGGCGCATTATGTTTGTCGGCCTGTTTGCGTTCATTTTGACGAATGGTCCTCAATTCGCACAGGCTGTTGTAGACAGTCTTTTCCAGATTGGAGCCGGCGGCGGCTCAGCCTCACCTGCCAATGTTTTTAATTCAGGCATCAATGTCGCAAGCATCATGTCCAAGAACGTTCAGTTCGGACTGTTGGCCGATAACGGCCTTGCGATAGCTTCGGTCATTGCGATGGTGGTCGTAGTAATCTGTTTTTCGCTTGTCGCCGCAATTTTTGTGGCCGTCATGGTGGAAATGTACGTTGGTCTGTTGGCTGGCATAATCATGCTTGGCCTCGGCGGGCTATCCCACACCAAAGACTTCGCAATCCGTTACCTCGTTTATGCATTCTCGGTTGGAATGAAATTACTGGGGCTCGTGATGATTGCGAGAATTGGCTCTCAAATACTTATCGGCCTCGCAAATTCCGCAAAACCGGATGACGAGTTCATCGCCACACTTACAATTGCCGGGATATCAGTAGTCATTTTCATGGTCGCGATGTACGTCCCGCAGATCCTGCAAGGAGTTGTCCAGGGCGCTTCGGTCAGCAACGGCATGGAGGTCATTCGTCACGGCACGCAGACCAGCACTTTCGCTGCCGGAACCGCCATTGGCAGCGCTCAAATGGCCGCCGGTGCGAAGGTAGCTTACGAAACCGCTAGGAACGATGGATCTTCGAGAGGGCAAGCCGCGGCTCAGGCCGCCATGGCTCCCTTTGCAGCCCTTTCCTCAGCTGCCGCAGACAAGCTCTCTGGCGCCCCTCATGCAGGAAATGCCTCGGCGCTAGGCCTCGCCAATCACAAACTGCGGCAATCCCTACCGAACAAGCCAACTGGCGGATCTTCGCCCAAATCCTCCTGAGCAATAGGCAGTTAGATGGCAAAACACACTCCAATTGGTAATCCCTATCTTGCCGCACGGATGGAATGGAACGAGCGATACGGCTCCTACATCCGTACCGCCCGCGCATGGCAGGGCATCGGTCTTATTTCCCTGGCGATGGCTACAATCGGATTCAGCTTTGCGCTCTACCAGAGCACCCAGGTAAAACTTGTCCCGTATATCGTCGAGGTGGACAAACTCGGCACACCCGCGATCGGCGGGTTCCCGGCTCAGATCGAATATGCCGACGAACGCGTCGTTCGCTCCATGCTCGGAGCCTGGATTGCGACTTTCCGCTCTGTCACGCCGGATACAGTCGTTGCCAAAGGCTACATCG from Roseibium alexandrii DFL-11 encodes:
- the trbB gene encoding P-type conjugative transfer ATPase TrbB, whose protein sequence is MRNGESRRRLIAGLEDSLGRTILSALSDEAVVEIMLNPDGQLFIESVGKGMVLSGEITPHDAQIIMGKVAHALGTEITSDKPIISGELPIGGHRFEGLLPPIVSKPSFTIRKKASLLIPLSKYVNDGVMTDGQATVIRDAVAGRKNILVSGGTGTGKTTLTNAIIAEMVSVAPDHRLVILEDTAEIQCAARNAVILHTSDTVDMQRLLKSTMRLRPDRIIVGEVRDGAALTLLKAWNTGHPGGIATVHSDNAFTALTRLEQLIAEVSQQPMPHVIAEAVDLIVSIERSAEHGRIVRGIVTVSGFRDGTYDVRSAVASQFLNKNSHDRQGTLHVA
- a CDS encoding TrbC/VirB2 family protein translates to MSRNFVIFLGLAGAGLFFIEPAFASGGGSLPWEGPLQQIQASINGPVAGAVGLIAVAIAGAMLIFGGELNDFARRMAYVVLVLGILLGASTIVGLFGSAGASIGIAPAVEAATVEPAHG
- a CDS encoding nucleotidyltransferase family protein, encoding MTIDYHSAIGTAAWTDLRRSLRDSEVSELRGAPRSKEVGSKTYWYDHFRVGRKTIDRYIGEDTPELRSRLERQSEIARAAKLAERDRARLMRVLRAEGYLFADVGSGQVVSAMAKAGVFRLGGTIVGTQAFRCYEGELGIRIGFDQSATTDDIDIATFERLSLALADTVDPPLAEVFSELQFDPVPAIESGKTWRWRQTHRQTLVEFLTPSFEEDEAIRDLAALGVSAQSLHFLNYLIADPISVPFLYRSGVLVQIPRPERYAVHKLIVADRRQGGADALKAHKDRAQAAFLIEVLTETRPDDLAEAYQTALETGPEWRKRITASLKRMPATSALLDQLS
- the trbL gene encoding P-type conjugative transfer protein TrbL, whose product is MAKQSAFILTTAIFLLVIVPGVSLAQDGTILTSLEDQIKSAAKSWETTISNAAQSLFWILAGIEFGIAAVWLAVQAAALEAWVSELVRRIMFVGLFAFILTNGPQFAQAVVDSLFQIGAGGGSASPANVFNSGINVASIMSKNVQFGLLADNGLAIASVIAMVVVVICFSLVAAIFVAVMVEMYVGLLAGIIMLGLGGLSHTKDFAIRYLVYAFSVGMKLLGLVMIARIGSQILIGLANSAKPDDEFIATLTIAGISVVIFMVAMYVPQILQGVVQGASVSNGMEVIRHGTQTSTFAAGTAIGSAQMAAGAKVAYETARNDGSSRGQAAAQAAMAPFAALSSAAADKLSGAPHAGNASALGLANHKLRQSLPNKPTGGSSPKSS
- the trbJ gene encoding P-type conjugative transfer protein TrbJ, with the translated sequence MPNSSLARSLASVLCVIGIAGPVQAGGAVTGATEFTQILNNSELIALGGQNAEQIANQVQQIGNQIQMIENQISIYENMLQNTLSLPMQVWGEVEQNLGQLQSLVQKGQAMAFSMGNLDDTLKQRFQSYADFAKNGLPDGQSFSTMYQGWSDTNRDTISSTLKAAGYTSDQFATEEDTMRQLRQHSQSAAGQKQALQVGHEIAAQQVEQIQKLRGLVSQQMTMMGTWYQSEQTKSDLAQSKREKFFNSTILPVTGGKEMEVDF
- the trbF gene encoding conjugal transfer protein TrbF, translating into MAKHTPIGNPYLAARMEWNERYGSYIRTARAWQGIGLISLAMATIGFSFALYQSTQVKLVPYIVEVDKLGTPAIGGFPAQIEYADERVVRSMLGAWIATFRSVTPDTVVAKGYIDRVYAMLRQTDVATQKVNNFYRTNSPFDRAQSRTVSVEVTSIVPLSNQSYQIDWTEIERDRKGKELQTKRWRGVANVTISPPQDESIIRLNPIGLYLKDFDWTAQL
- a CDS encoding MucR family transcriptional regulator; translation: MSEAPEYNTTIEPVYVDLTADIVSAYVSNKIASGDLATLIATVHSALVSAAQTVQEPAVEELVPAVPVKKSILGDYIICLEDGKKFKSLKRHLRTHFDMTPEDYRAKWNLPVDYPMVAPNYAAARSDLARKMGLGRKQGRRSKSASKS
- a CDS encoding conjugal transfer protein TrbD, coding for MADAPGLNRARIHRALSRPTLLFGADRELVLVTGLASVILIFVILKPYAAVLGVAIWIVVVGVLRMMAKVDPLMRAVYLRHVKYCTYYRPTSTPWRKY
- a CDS encoding conjugal transfer protein TrbE produces the protein MVALKKFRHVAPSFSDLLPYAALVDNGIVLLKDGGLMAGWYFAGPDSESSTAFERNEVSRQINSVLSRLGNGWMIQMEAVRIPSTGYPDKESSHFPDPITALIDDERRQRFEAGEGHFESQHALILTYRPPEKNKSKLVKYIYSDEASRNTSFASRTLEYFKTTIREFEQYMANVVSIRRMETQEVPEREGERRGRYDDLLQFARFGLIGKNHPIRLPDIPMYLDYLVTAEFHHGLNPIVDGRYVGVVAIDGFPAESWPGILNALDLMPITYRWSSRFIFLDPVEARSVLEKTRKKWLQKVRPLMDQLFKTNSGSLDQDAMVMVEETEDAIAEANSQLVAFGHYTPVIVLFDVNQARLQEKCEAVRRLVQNEGFGGRIETLNTTEAFLGSLPGVSYANVREPLVSTRNLADLAPMNSVWAGSPEAPCPFYPVGSPPLMQVASGSSPFRFNLHVGDLGHTLIFGPTGSGKSTLLALIAAQFRRYENAQVFVFDKGKSMYPLTLAIGADHYDVGKSDTLAFAPLSSLEDDTDKAFAAEWLETLIEMQGVKVLPEHRNAITTQNDLMSKSQRRSLTDFVSGVQNREIKDALQYYTVDGPMGSLLDAEEDGLSLSRFQTFEIEELMNMGDRNLIPVLLYLFRRIEKRLTGEPSLLILDEAWLMLSHPVFRDKIREWLKVLRKANCAVVLATQSISDADRSGIIDVLKESCPTKVCLPNGEAKVSGTRAFYEKLGFNDQQIEIIASAIPKREYYVTSPDGRRLFDMALGPITLSFVGASAKDDLKRIEDLHLHYGDKWPTEWLKQRGIANAEQLLG